AAATCCGACCTAACATAAAATAACCGTTCGGTTTGGATTGGAATAGATCTGGCCTTCATTCTATTTCAACTTGTTTTGGTTATTCCGACCTCTTAGCGCTCCAGAATCAATCCCCATGTCTTGACCTTTAGAATGAAACCCACAGGATCGAGTGACACAAACAGATCCACTCATTCCCCTCCAGGAACGAATCCGTTCCATGATTCAATTCAATCGTGAACAACCGACCAAAGCCTCAAAGTTTTTGGATAGACAAGGTGCCAATCATTCTGCTAATACGATGGAGGGCTTACACATGGCAAGAAAGGAGATTTTAGATTCATGCTCCGCCAATTCTGGTGGGAAGGACACACAAGCCAAAGGAATTCAAATGAGAAATGGGAACGGTCAAAGAATGTTCTTCAACATGGAGGGTTTTCTCTAAGAGGAGCTCTGAAGTCTGCCAGGAGTCCTTTGAAGGAAATCAACGGTAACATGCTCGATGCTAGAAGATTAAGCTCAGTAATGTTGGATGGTCACATTGATGATGCACTGGGTCCGGGAGTTCCAGCGCATCCTGTGGGGCAACATGCTACTGAAGCCATGATGTATCTGATTGACCCAATGCCCTGAGTCCGTTTAATTCTGATAACAGATCACTACAGCCGTTGAACCAATCAATCCTGATGTATTATCATCAGTTAAAGATGATTATCTTGATGCAGTTAACACGCCAGAAGACCTCTTAGAGAGCAGAACACGAGAGAACAATAGATCAGACAAGAAAGAAGATAAGAACCAGCATATTCGCAACCTGGATTTAGACAAATTTGATGTTGCTCCCATTGTCAGCTCCCCAATCAATGAAAAAAATAGCATCATATCCTCTGGCAGTTCCAATCAAACTGCAGGCATATACACATTCAACCGAAGGAAGCGAAAGAGCGAACACCTTGAGAATAGTGCTGAGGATTCCGTAACTGACAAGAGAATCCATCTTATGGATCCAGTAAAGGAATGCAAATCTTTTTTTAAGACGTGCatagcacgtttttcattaagaagaagataaTTACAATGATGCAACTTCAGGAGAGATCTCAAAGTGCAAAGTTACAAGAGCAACCCCTGCGAAAAACGTCACAACAATAGAAAAGAAACCCACGACACCACAACACACCCAATACGACCTAAGACAACCGATACCTGCAGGAGAGATAAAGACACCACGAACACACACACATCACCCTAACAACTAGAAGCTAATGCAAGATGATGCCTCCAGGGAGGAAGCGATGCCAACACCGCCATCGTCCGTCTGTCCCCGAGGAGCAGACCAAGTCTTCACCTGGCAAAAACTACTGAATTTTGGAGGCTACAACAACGCCTCCAACCAGGTGAACTACATCCAAAGACGCAACCGTTGTCGGCCCTGGCGAATGCCCGACCAGGCTTTCGCAAGAGGCCCCCAAAGCCAACTCCGCACAGCAGACCGCCAAGGCCTGGATGATAGCCAAAGCGAGGGCATGGTAGTGAGTAGTCCACGGCGACAACGATGAGGAACACCTGCAGGCACAACAGAAAGGGGCCTCCATCAAGATGACCAAAAAACCCATGGAGCTACCAAGGAGTGACCAAGCGATCGAAGGGGGAGCAGTCGGGCCTACTAGAGGAGCCTATGCTGGTGAGAAAAGGCGACCTTGGGGAGATCAGAGCGCGACCTGGGTGTGGTGGGGTGGGTGTGGTGggggtgaggggaggaggaggagcgtgaCCTGGGGAGGAGAAGGCGAGGTGGAAGGACGGGAGGGAGAGGAGCCTGTAGGAGCTTAGGGGCAGAGAAAGGAGTGACCTTGCGACCGGGCTAACGCCGTAGGGACGCCAGCGAGGGATCGCGCCacgggagagggaagggagagCGACCATGGATTCGGgaggcaggtggcggcggcggcaggaggcgatGGCGATGCGCGCGCCTGCCGTGGCCCTGAGGCGACGACCACCGGTAACAGGTGAAGTATGGCGCCAACAACCGGGGGCACGCAAATCCGGACCAAGGGAGGTCAGGTCCGACATGTGATGGTCGGAGACCACCCTCATCAGCGATGAGCAAGCGACCCCACGACCGTGGACACGGATCCAGGCGGGGGAGTGGCAGATCCACCCGTAGGGGCACCGGATCTAGCACCGGGATGCCGCTGCCAGGCTGTCGCcacgcaccaccaccgccaccatggctcgccgccgcctcgcccgcacGCGGTCGCCAGGGATGCTGTCCGGGCCGTGGGGAGGAAGGCCTAGCCGCCGGCATAGGCGTGGCAGCCGcggaccgccaccgccgcaagcTGTGTCACCCGCGTGCAGTTGCTGGGGATGCCGTCCGGGCCATGAAAAGGAGAGACCCGCGCCGCCAAAGCCCGCCAGGGAGACCTGACccttgccgccgctgccgtgagCGGTCGCCCGCCGAGGAGACCCGCGCCACCGCAGCCGCCCGCCAAGGAGCTCGACCCCGCGGGAATGCAAATCTCAAACACAATTGATCTTCACAAACTCACCACAAAGTAAGAGGTGGCTGCTTGAAGTCGCCCGTCACCGTCAGGTATGTGGCATTGCTTTTCTTTACCTTTATTAACGTGCAATGTGATGTAGAAGTTCAGGTCATTACATAGCACCCAATAGTCAGCAGCTCTTGTCTCTTATTGTTTTGAAGCAAAATCTTCTCTCTGGTTTTGCAGCTCATTTCATTGTCCGAGAAGTGAGAATTCTGtgattcagaaaaagaaaaagggaggccAAGAATGGTTGATTCGGTTCCTAAGATCAGCTTTAAGCAACTAGAGAAGGATGTCATTTTCCATATGTCCCTAAGTAGGGAACAGGATCATCCGGTGGAAATGTAGAAATTATAAGTGCAAGGTACTCCCACCATGTAGCTACAAATTTCTTCGTGCGCGTTCATTACAAGTGCAAGGTATATGTGTTTCTCTTACCGAGAAGTGTAGTGTCGCTATGAATTTTGATTATTCTTTCATTTGCTGTCCAATAGAAATAAAGAAATATAGAGCTCACTCGAGCGAAGAGGCTGTATTAGGTAAAGACGAAGGAGTGTGATTTTTTATGTGCATTTGACAGAATCAGGGGCGGACCTAGAGCAAAaaactgggggggggggggggggcggggggcacAACTCAAGGAAAAGCTGAATTTAGAAAGATTTACATGGTGAAAAAAATTTATTGCTTTTGCTTCAAATATTTGAGTGAGGACATGTGACCTCACTGGAGCATTTGTAGGTCTGCCCTGGACAGAATGAGTATGGTTTTTTATGTGCACATTCCAAGCATTCCCATTATCTCTGATCTTGCTCATTAATCTTTGGCTACTTTGTTAAAATTGTCCTTCCGTTATCAAATTGGACCATGTTCGCTTATCATTGAAGCTCAGCTGGGATGTAATATACATACTAGAACCGAACATGATGGCCGAGGTTCCAATCTAGCTTATGTGCTACTGATCCTTGGATCGTCCGAGTCAGGCCAACCTGAACGACTGGTGAACGTGATCCTATACCTACGCGTTGCACACGACACAAGAAAGAGAAACATTCACTCTGATCCAAGTTTAGCATGAGCCACAGAGGAGCTAATCTATCATTAAACATTATTGATATGCATGTTTTCTCATTCCCATCATATGAGGTCATGCATTCTAGACCTCCTCTCCTTTTTCAAGTGTTCCCCGATCTATTTTACCCACCACACTCCTACTATCTTGTCAAAATTTGCTAAGGGCACTATGTAATTGGGCCAATTAACACGCTCATAACAATTACTATGATTGCCAtgtgctccctccgttccaacttgtaggtcgttttagctttttttaagtttcatagatattattatgcatctatatcTAAAGTTAAAATggtctacaatttggaatggagggctAGCAAAATTCCCTCATGGATAGCCCATTCCTACTActttttttcccctcttctGATTTGGATTTATCCGTTCCAAACAAGCCCATCGTGCCTAACCACGTTTGGCTGGGGACAGATCACGGGTACCAAACAGCTGGGTTCCTCGACCAAACCGGGGAAGGGGAAAACCCTACAGCCCGGGGCAGCGATTGGGGACCGGCGGGTCTGCAGCACGCGAGGCGTCGACGCCGTTGAGCTCGAGGCGGCCGGCtcgcggccccgccgccacggCTTCGCCTGATTCCTGCGTGCTCGGCGCGGGAGGTACCTGATCCCGTTCTCATCTTTGCCTTATCCCTGCTCTTGCGATCCCCGCCGTTTATTAGGTCGCCTTCCAGGCGGGTTTGAATTCGCTGATAGCGTGGGTTAGTGCGGCCTCGATCCGGTGAGTCTCTGGATTCGACACGGCGACGCTGATAGAGTTTGCTGTCGAGGCAGCGGCCTGCTCCGTGCTGGATGATGATGTCGAACCGGTGGTTGCTCTATGTAGTTTTGTTCGTGCCATTTACAACTTGTTCGATTAAATTCATGTCGGGCTTATGAGTTGGGCGTCTCTGTGCAAGTAGATTTCTGTTTGTTCCTGACCAGTAGCAACTGGAGCAAGATGTATGTGTTTCCAACTATCCACATGCATTTTTGCCAACGCTGGTCGACACCATTTGGTCCTGGGATCTGAATTCCTATCTCACTGAAGCTAATCTTTCTAACGAAGCAGAAAATATTTGCTTATATCTTTTTGTTTGTGTCCTTGAGGCGAAGCTTTTCTGCTTCCAGAGCTCGCTCATGTTTTGTTTGAATTATTTAGTAGCAACATTTCTACACAGATTCCGATAGCATAGTCAGGATGAAATATCCCTACCATGATTGAGTTTGTACTAAAGTTGCAGTAACCTCATTTGCTGTAGCAAACTAGTACAGGAAAACATATGCTACCAATGACTTAATGGAGAGCTAGTGTATTGTCGGTGATTTCAAATTTTGTAGTAGGATTGTTGGAATACTTATTCGCCAATTGCTAAAGAAAATGTTGGGGTGGATGGTTGTGCCAAACATAACAAGGAAATCTAGTGTCCTGTTTAGGTTTATCATTCTGTAGAATTATGTACATGATTCTAAGTGTATGATCTTTAGCAAGTACTTAGTAGGTTCTGGCCTTCTTGGTGAGGTGTAAAAATTTCTTCTCTATATTTTTGTTCACCAGCCTGGATTGTAAATAGAtagcttgtgaaaaagaagctGACGTAGTGACATGGAATTGTCATGCTTCCTTCGCGCTTACCTTCAATAGAGATAATGCACTCTTTTCTTTCTATATAGAATATGGTTCATATAAGTTGTCCTTGTACCTACAGAACTGAGTTATATATTCCAATGAGAATGCCATGTAACCTACTACGGAGTCAGTAAAGAACATGTACAAAGTGGTTTGGTTCTAGTATGCTTATCATATAGTAGGATTAAGCTCAAAACATGAGGCATTAGTGAATTTATtttggaaaaagtccattttactcccctcactattcactttgtccacttaatcccctaagcaaaatttaggttCAATTTACTCCCATGAACTATTTCAGTTGGACCAATCTACCCctaacaagtttttttttcttttttgtttctttgtgtgcaagttgaattttaatttcagattttgttaGTTGACTTTATAACATGATGCCCTACATTAGAAAAATACAATACATtagaaatttttcatgattacttttcatacagttttgtatatctaaagtcaatttcatattaaatgttctaacatatgaaaataatcatgaaaaatcttagtataattttttaacgtagggcatcatgttttgtatttGCTCACAAAATTGGAACTTAAAATTCAACTTATACacagagaaataaaaaaaggaaagcattattagggggtagattgggcCAACTGAAATAATTTGGGGGAGTAAAtcgagcctaaattttgcttagggtgttaagcggacaaagtgaaCAGATGAGGGGAGTAAAGGACTTTTTCCATTTATTTTTGTCTTTAACATTTGTCCATTTTAGTTTTAGGTTCCCTCTTCAGAGCAATGCAATTGATGCTTTCTGACATGTTGCAGGGTTAAATGGCAAACAGAGCAAGATGGATGATGAAGTATGAAAAGGGCCTTGTTGATATACTTCATGAGAACAATACCTCACTTTATCGGACCCCAACTGGATGGAAAACAGAGGGGTGGAGGAAAATTGTTAGGGATTTCAACATGAGGTACCCAGAAGCAAAGTTTAGTAAAATGCAAATCCAGGAACACGAGACTCAATTGAAGAAAGACTATaaattaataaaattgatcCTCCAGCGAGATGGTGTTTCATGGGACCAGAGTGCATCCATGATTAGAGCAACAGATGAAATCTGGGATGAGATAGTCGAGGTGAGGATTTAACTATTCTGCTCTGATTATATATGCAGCTGAGGTAAAATTTTGATATTCTTTATAAATTTGGTAGGATATGCCGAAGGCACGGAAGTACCAAAATAAGAGCTTTCAAATGCATGACTCGCTGGGGCTGTTATTTGATGGTAGGCACCTCCCCTTATCCGCGgtgcacacgcacacgcacgctACCTTGACCCGATTGTTGTGTTACCCTTTGCTTTTCTGATATGTACATTCAACCATGATAGGCCCTATTCCTGAAGGAGGACAGAATTCACCACAGAATATTGTTGGAAATGTTGATGAGGGAGGCAACAACATGAGCATGACCCCAGACATGTCTGGAAGACCTAGTGGAACGATCATTGCAAACATTGACGAGACATGGAAAAATGTCAGCCTACTTCAACAAACGTCGTTAGGACCACAAGGTATAGATGATCTTGATGTTCTGCAGAACCACACTGAGGAGGTACTGGGACGACAACAACATGGTGCAGACGGAAGGGCACAGAGAGCTGATGAACAGGCACATTCAAGTTCTTGCGTGGAGCCACATAGAGACAGGCGCAAGAAGCGCAAGGCTACAGACATCCAGCAGATCATGGAGGCCTATCTAAACTTCAGGATGAAGCAAGCTCGCGTGAAAGAACAGAAAGCAAATGAAGCAGATCAGTTCACCATCTCAAACTGCATCAAGGCAATGAACACCATGTCTGATGTGTCTGATGAGATCAAGATCCTAGCCTCTGATGTTTTCAAAGATGCCGAGAACCGTGAGATCTTTCTCTCCTACGAACCCAGGCTGCGTACCTTGTGGCTGAAGAGGGAAGTTGGCAAGCAACTCACATCGGCTTATTGATGTGTTCGTTCTTTGTAGGTGTTTTGAAGTGGCAACTTTTGCTGTTCTTTTTTAGTTTGTTATCTGTGTATCAGCTTAAAGTTGATTCTGGAGGCAGATGCAAGTCTAAACCTTTTAGCAACTTTAACGTGTTCCATGTACAGTCTCACTACGCTTCCAGAAATGTAGTTATTCATGATCAGTAGTGTGCTTATGGCGTATAGTGCTTCCAACATTGTTTTTTGAAAACCGCAATGTAGGATTGTTCTCCCTTTGTAAACACGACAACACCAGAAGCCAATATCGTCGTGCACGAGCTCGTTTCGTAGTTTCGTTAAGCCCATAGTGCCAGATATCACATCGTTCATCCCTATAATACCGCCTGATGGACTGCAAAACCAATTCAGGGTGGCACAGGTAGAGATTGCACTTTGAAAGATGCATTAATGAAACGCAAACCCAGAAGCACAAAATATGATTTGCAAGAATCGGTCAACTCAACACGCACAGTATAAACACTCATACAATGTCAGTCTTTCAAGCCAACATTCGATATTTTCATGTACGAAGCACCTTGAATGGACTACTGGCCATGCTGAATTTACACGCTCAAACAAAACTAAGTCTGGCGTTGAACCTCAAACAGCATGAAACCAAGTAACCAGCAAAGCTGAAATTCTGATTAGTCAGTTTAATCGAATCTGCAGAGCCAGAGCCATCATTCTAGATGCATGTCAAGTTCATACCTTCTTCAAAAACGCCAGATCACAACAGTCAGGACAAACTTAAATGTACTGAGAACAAACCCAGGGCAAGCAAATCCCCACAAACGAAATACTCAGGGGTAATGAAAGACTTTAAAGAAACCATTAAGCCATCAGATGAGAACTAGCTTTTCGACGGCACATGCTCATAATATTTTGAAGACAAACACTTGCACTCATAAATACAAACTTAGCTATGGGTAACTGGAAGCTTAGTCGCTTTTAACTCCAATCTCTTCCCCAGTAAAATCAAGCGCTCATGACAGCATCAAGCAAAAGCTTTGAAGTTCTACAACTCAAATTTTGTAAGCTAATTGCTAACAAACAAATTCTAGGTCTGACACTATTCAACATACAGGGACGCTAGGTTTGAATGTCACTGATTACAAACGGTCCAAGCAGGATCAGAAATTTATAATGCAGACATGTAGTTCAACATGAATGATGAAGTCTAATGCAAAAATTAGTTCACATGCAGAAAGCTTAAGCTGAATGTATAGTAGAAGCTCATGGAAGTCTTAACAAGTAACAAGTTCCTTTGGTTTAATAACATTTCATTAGTTGATAATGTCATACAGTAAGTTTACAGTAGCTAGCTAGGTTAGTACTTGAGGAGTCATCAGGTTCATGTTCACATAGCCTACTTGCATGGTTATGAAGCTGAGATAAAAGTATTGGTCACAACTCACATATACCTATTTACATGGATATGACAGGGAGAACATGATGCAAATATTTGAACTCACGCAACAGAGCAAGAGGGACATGATGTGCCAACTTACAATATGATGAAGATGCATGTCCCTTCTTGCCAACAGCAGAATAATAAGACTGGGAAATATTGGTGTACTAGAATCTGAAAAGTTAGTTAAGATCATATCCATTTAAATGCTACATGCTTAGATGCCCATAGTAAAAGCAAGCAGAAGCCCAGCAAAGAAACAAATTCCAACGGCATGCTGGGAAGCTACACTCAGATCAAAAACTAGATAGAAAAGGAATAGGTATAGATCCATAACAAGGCTTGCCAACAGCTAAACCTCGTGTTTACACATTGAGCAAACAACAGTTACTGCTCAAATACTCGTAGATAAGGACATAACAGTCACCTTATATAGCATATATATTATCTCACAAACTGTAAGCAACAAACAGTCCTCCAGCAACACATGCAACAGTAACAGTCTaaagaacatagtttttggACAAGTCTATATGGATTCAGCACCTATTCCAATATTCACATTTCTTTATACCAAAAGCAGACGATACGCAAAAAACTAGCATATCCAACGGTAACATGCAATGAGAAGAGCTACAACATAGAACTAGTATAACCCTGGCAGTCTAGTATCTTGGACCCATGCTACAAGAACGGGATAGCCGCACTGGTGCTATATTTGCCATCTCTCGTCCAATCATTGTTGCTCTTGGGCCACCACCACCTTCTGCTGCAGGCACTGTGTTGTATTGCTTCCTGCAACCTGGGCAGCGCCCATCTGCCTCAAGGATCCTATTG
This portion of the Setaria viridis chromosome 7, Setaria_viridis_v4.0, whole genome shotgun sequence genome encodes:
- the LOC117863931 gene encoding uncharacterized protein isoform X2, whose product is MANRARWMMKYEKGLVDILHENNTSLYRTPTGWKTEGWRKIVRDFNMRYPEAKFSKMQIQEHETQLKKDYKLIKLILQRDGVSWDQSASMIRATDEIWDEIVEARKYQNKSFQMHDSLGLLFDGPIPEGGQNSPQNIVGNVDEGGNNMSMTPDMSGRPSGTIIANIDETWKNVSLLQQTSLGPQGIDDLDVLQNHTEEVLGRQQHGADGRAQRADEQAHSSSCVEPHRDRRKKRKATDIQQIMEAYLNFRMKQARVKEQKANEADQFTISNCIKAMNTMSDVSDEIKILASDVFKDAENREIFLSYEPRLRTLWLKREVGKQLTSAY
- the LOC117863931 gene encoding L10-interacting MYB domain-containing protein isoform X1 yields the protein MANRARWMMKYEKGLVDILHENNTSLYRTPTGWKTEGWRKIVRDFNMRYPEAKFSKMQIQEHETQLKKDYKLIKLILQRDGVSWDQSASMIRATDEIWDEIVEDMPKARKYQNKSFQMHDSLGLLFDGPIPEGGQNSPQNIVGNVDEGGNNMSMTPDMSGRPSGTIIANIDETWKNVSLLQQTSLGPQGIDDLDVLQNHTEEVLGRQQHGADGRAQRADEQAHSSSCVEPHRDRRKKRKATDIQQIMEAYLNFRMKQARVKEQKANEADQFTISNCIKAMNTMSDVSDEIKILASDVFKDAENREIFLSYEPRLRTLWLKREVGKQLTSAY